A region of Flavobacterium indicum GPTSA100-9 = DSM 17447 DNA encodes the following proteins:
- a CDS encoding YceI family protein yields the protein MRNLKSIALALVALVTFTTTAQTKKINVSKSTINWTGKKVTGEHTGTINLKEGNLVFKKGLVKGGTFTVDMTSINTTDLKGEWKDKLDGHLKADDFFGVEKFKTATLVFKNISTKNKNNYTVTADLTIKGITKPVTFDLVVNGTTASANVKIDRTKYDIKYGSGSFFSDLGDKTINDEFELKVNLAW from the coding sequence ATGAGAAATTTAAAATCAATCGCATTAGCGTTAGTGGCTTTAGTTACATTTACAACGACAGCACAAACTAAAAAAATTAATGTATCTAAAAGTACAATTAATTGGACAGGTAAAAAAGTAACAGGTGAACACACTGGAACTATCAATTTAAAAGAAGGTAATTTAGTATTCAAAAAAGGATTAGTTAAAGGTGGAACTTTCACTGTAGACATGACATCAATTAATACTACTGATTTAAAAGGTGAATGGAAAGATAAATTAGATGGTCACTTAAAAGCTGATGACTTCTTTGGTGTAGAAAAATTCAAAACAGCTACTTTAGTATTCAAAAACATTAGTACAAAGAACAAAAACAATTACACTGTAACAGCTGATTTAACAATAAAAGGTATTACTAAACCAGTAACTTTTGATTTAGTAGTAAACGGAACTACAGCTTCTGCTAATGTAAAAATTGACAGAACTAAATATGATATCAAATACGGATCAGGAAGCTTTTTCTCTGATTTAGGAGATAAAACAATCAACGACGAGTTTGAATTAAAAGTAAACTTAGCTTGGTAA
- a CDS encoding MarR family winged helix-turn-helix transcriptional regulator: MKIEDIIKSTSEIALEKKTILNLIYTQHIISDKFSEVLKKFELSSEQYNVLRILRGQKGNPANMCMIQERMIAKTSNTTRLVDKLLAKEMVTRNVCPANKRKMEVTITEKGLKTLEILDPIVIEFENLYTKNLTQEELETLNQLLEKFRN; this comes from the coding sequence ATGAAAATAGAAGATATAATAAAATCTACCTCTGAAATTGCTTTAGAAAAAAAGACAATATTAAACTTAATTTATACACAACACATCATATCAGATAAGTTTAGTGAGGTATTAAAAAAATTTGAATTGTCTTCAGAACAATATAATGTATTAAGAATATTGCGTGGGCAAAAAGGAAACCCTGCCAATATGTGTATGATACAAGAACGCATGATTGCCAAAACTAGTAATACGACTCGATTAGTTGATAAATTATTAGCAAAAGAAATGGTGACTCGAAATGTTTGCCCAGCAAATAAACGTAAAATGGAAGTAACTATTACTGAAAAAGGATTAAAAACATTAGAAATTTTAGATCCAATTGTCATAGAATTTGAAAATTTATATACAAAAAATCTAACCCAAGAGGAATTAGAAACATTAAATCAATTATTAGAAAAATTTAGAAATTAA
- a CDS encoding NAD(P)H-dependent oxidoreductase, whose amino-acid sequence MSTFIENQNWRYATKKFDATKKISDENIALLKKAIQSAASSYGLQPYKVFFIENPEVRAQLQPAAWGQSQIVDASHLIVFASINKLNEAYIDAFVQNMATTRNLQVADLEGYATFMKGAILNMPEDKMATWTAKQTYIALGNLLAAAAELKIDVTPMEGFEPEKFNEILGFNERGLHATLVAPIGYRHAEDALQFAAKVRKSEEELFETI is encoded by the coding sequence ATGAGTACATTTATTGAAAATCAAAATTGGCGTTATGCTACTAAAAAATTTGATGCTACTAAAAAAATATCAGATGAAAATATAGCTTTATTAAAAAAAGCAATACAATCGGCTGCATCATCATATGGACTTCAACCTTACAAAGTATTTTTTATTGAAAATCCAGAAGTAAGAGCGCAATTACAACCTGCAGCTTGGGGACAATCTCAAATTGTAGATGCTTCACATTTAATAGTTTTTGCAAGTATTAACAAACTAAACGAAGCTTATATTGACGCTTTTGTTCAAAATATGGCTACCACTAGAAACTTACAAGTAGCTGATTTAGAAGGATATGCTACTTTTATGAAAGGCGCTATATTAAATATGCCAGAAGACAAAATGGCAACATGGACTGCCAAACAAACTTATATTGCATTAGGTAATTTACTTGCAGCTGCTGCCGAATTAAAAATTGATGTAACTCCAATGGAAGGTTTTGAGCCAGAAAAATTCAACGAAATTTTAGGATTCAATGAAAGAGGATTACATGCTACTTTAGTTGCTCCAATTGGATACAGACATGCTGAAGATGCTTTACAATTTGCTGCAAAAGTTAGAAAATCAGAAGAAGAATTATTTGAAACAATTTAA
- a CDS encoding rhodanese-like domain-containing protein — protein MDLSQKDWWEGFLKDQDAIILDVRTEEEVASGKIPNSINIDIYKGQGFVYQVEELDKNKTYYVYCRSGARSAQACSIMNQLGFEKTYNLIGGIMQWEGPIE, from the coding sequence ATGGATTTATCTCAAAAAGATTGGTGGGAAGGTTTTTTGAAAGATCAGGATGCAATAATTCTTGATGTTCGAACAGAGGAAGAAGTAGCTTCTGGAAAAATTCCTAATTCTATTAATATTGATATTTATAAAGGACAAGGATTTGTTTATCAAGTTGAAGAATTAGATAAAAACAAAACGTATTATGTATATTGTAGATCAGGAGCGAGAAGTGCTCAAGCTTGCAGTATTATGAATCAATTAGGTTTTGAGAAAACTTATAATTTAATAGGTGGAATTATGCAATGG